The following proteins come from a genomic window of Coleofasciculus chthonoplastes PCC 7420:
- a CDS encoding TRADD-N-associated membrane domain-containing protein, translating into MNDNLTPNSDSTIELIIAQERLRQARQSFNLALMTTTTCILISFAGVGLVLLGKANEGTITATGGLASTGYCLKLSKDANDRLDKLKGRVR; encoded by the coding sequence ATGAATGACAACCTAACCCCTAACTCTGACTCCACCATCGAACTGATTATTGCCCAAGAACGATTACGCCAAGCCCGTCAGAGTTTTAACCTGGCTCTTATGACAACTACAACTTGCATTCTAATCAGTTTTGCAGGAGTTGGTCTTGTCCTTCTGGGCAAAGCGAATGAGGGAACCATCACCGCGACTGGGGGTCTAGCATCGACTGGCTATTGTCTCAAGCTGTCAAAAGATGCCAATGATAGACTCGATAAGCTCAAGGGGCGGGTAAGATAG